A stretch of Patagioenas fasciata isolate bPatFas1 chromosome 4, bPatFas1.hap1, whole genome shotgun sequence DNA encodes these proteins:
- the EREG gene encoding proepiregulin gives MDAGCLRARSLVLFLGYLLQTVLGTTVIPLCGPGEMENCTTALIQTENSPRVAQVGIARCKPEMKDYCFHGQCMYIVDLDEHYCRCDVGFSGVRCVHSELVRQPLSKEYVALTVIVVLLLLAAISIASYYICRRYQRKKRQMNTSEYKEVGAL, from the exons GTTACCTATTACAAACAGTCCTGGGTACAACAGTGATCCCATTATGTGGGCCTGGTGAAATGGAGAACTGCACAACCGCACTAA TCCAGACAGAAAACAGTCCACGTGTGGCCCAAGTTGGGATAGCAAGATGCAAGCCCGAAATGAAGGACTACTGCTTCCATGGGCAGTGCATGTACATAGTGGACCTGGATGAGCACTATTGCAG GTGTGATGTTGGCTTCTCTGGTGTCCGATGTGTGCATTCAGAACTTGTCAGACAACCCCTCAGTAAGGAATATGTGGCACTGACAGTTATCGTCGTTCTGCTTTTGCTTGCTGCCATCTCTATTGCAAGCTACTACATCTGCAGAAG GTACCAAAGAAAGAAGAGGCAAATGAACACCAGTGAGTACAAGGAAGTTGGTGCCCTGTAG